Proteins encoded in a region of the Isosphaeraceae bacterium EP7 genome:
- a CDS encoding YdiU family protein yields MVTPTASDAAPDSVGWRFENTYARLPDVLFNPVNPAAVREPRVSILNHRLADELGLNLAGLSPETAAALFAGQALPDGSQPIAQAYAGHQYGGFTMLGDGRAILLGEHRTPPGRLVDIQFKGSGRTRFSRGGDGRAALGPMLREYVISEAMAALGIPTTRSLAVVTTGEPVYRESIRRGAILTRVAASHIRVGTFEFAARRDETALRELADYAIARHYPELSDHPRKYPEFFREVSNRQASLVARWQLVGFVHGVMNTDNVAISGETIDYGPCAFMNAYDPATVFSSIDHGGRYAYGNQPNIVQWNLTRFAETLLPLLDPEPETAVALATEALEAFPAMFEQYWLAGMRRKLGLQTDEVGDLELIRSLLDWMQASRADFTNTFRDLSSEEPLADDRYRAPDFQAWHFRWQERLGRDGQPKATAYALMQSVNPAVIPRNHRVEEALSSAEEQDDLSVLHRLLEALASPYQARADLAEYQDPPPGDGAYRTFCGT; encoded by the coding sequence ATGGTCACCCCAACCGCATCGGATGCGGCCCCCGACAGTGTCGGCTGGCGGTTCGAAAACACCTACGCGCGGCTGCCGGACGTTCTCTTCAACCCCGTCAACCCGGCTGCGGTGCGGGAACCGCGCGTGTCGATCCTGAACCACAGGCTCGCGGACGAACTCGGCCTCAACCTCGCGGGTCTCTCCCCCGAAACCGCTGCGGCATTATTCGCGGGCCAGGCCCTGCCGGACGGTTCACAACCCATCGCGCAGGCCTACGCCGGGCACCAGTACGGCGGGTTCACGATGCTCGGCGATGGGCGGGCCATCTTGCTGGGCGAGCACCGGACGCCGCCCGGCCGACTCGTCGACATCCAGTTCAAGGGGTCGGGTCGGACGCGGTTCTCCCGCGGCGGCGACGGCCGCGCCGCCCTCGGGCCGATGCTCCGCGAGTACGTCATCAGCGAAGCGATGGCCGCGCTTGGCATCCCCACGACGCGGAGCCTCGCGGTCGTCACCACGGGCGAGCCGGTCTACCGAGAGTCGATCCGGCGAGGAGCAATCCTGACTCGCGTGGCTGCCAGCCACATCCGGGTCGGCACGTTCGAGTTCGCGGCCCGCCGGGACGAAACAGCCCTGCGGGAACTGGCCGACTACGCGATCGCCCGACACTACCCGGAACTGTCCGATCATCCGCGCAAGTATCCGGAGTTCTTCCGAGAGGTCTCGAACCGTCAGGCCTCGCTGGTCGCCCGCTGGCAACTCGTCGGGTTCGTCCACGGTGTGATGAACACCGACAACGTGGCGATCTCCGGGGAGACGATCGACTACGGCCCCTGCGCGTTCATGAATGCCTATGATCCCGCGACGGTGTTCAGCTCGATCGACCACGGTGGCCGGTACGCCTACGGCAACCAGCCCAACATCGTGCAGTGGAACCTGACCCGGTTCGCCGAGACCCTTCTGCCGCTGCTCGATCCGGAGCCCGAAACGGCGGTCGCGCTTGCCACGGAGGCGCTCGAAGCGTTTCCCGCCATGTTCGAGCAGTATTGGCTCGCCGGGATGCGGAGGAAACTAGGGCTCCAGACCGATGAGGTCGGCGACCTCGAGCTGATCCGGTCGCTGCTCGACTGGATGCAAGCGTCACGAGCCGATTTCACCAACACGTTCCGCGACCTGTCATCGGAGGAGCCTTTGGCCGACGACCGGTACCGGGCACCGGACTTCCAGGCCTGGCACTTCCGTTGGCAGGAGCGGCTCGGACGGGACGGCCAGCCCAAGGCGACGGCCTACGCCTTGATGCAGTCCGTCAACCCGGCCGTCATCCCGCGGAACCACCGCGTGGAGGAGGCGCTGTCGTCCGCCGAGGAGCAGGACGACCTGTCCGTTCTGCACCGGTTGCTGGAGGCGCTGGCGTCGCCGTATCAGGCGAGGGCGGATCTGGCAGAGTATCAGGACCCGCCCCCCGGTGATGGCGCGTATCGTACGTTCTGCGGGACGTAG
- a CDS encoding amidohydrolase family protein, whose amino-acid sequence MDDVSRREFVAHASTCLLASAARTPPKPARLLIDTHVEVWTIDPKYPFGHPEQPNLKVDVPAPIENQVAQMRDYNLKYGVLINPRYFGWDNSYIRDCLRRNPGRFVAHGLIDPADPRVADRLRYWVSEHGFQGMRFSPLYHPDSTWLNSKEHYPLWREAERLGAVFNFYILPHQMPMLADMAARFPGVKIVVDHLGKPDLRRSDPWPEFRKMFALKKFPQVWISASEPYELSLTGQFPYRDTIPYFKAVYEEFGGRQLIWGTGYPRPRWELPMEKELEFVDDVLDFYTDEDRERLLGKNAMGIWKFPA is encoded by the coding sequence TTGGACGACGTAAGCCGTCGCGAGTTCGTTGCTCATGCGAGCACCTGTCTCCTGGCGAGCGCCGCGCGCACCCCGCCGAAGCCGGCCCGACTTCTCATCGACACCCACGTCGAGGTCTGGACCATCGACCCCAAATACCCATTCGGCCACCCCGAGCAGCCCAACCTGAAAGTGGACGTCCCTGCGCCGATCGAGAATCAAGTGGCGCAAATGCGCGACTACAACCTGAAGTATGGCGTCCTGATCAATCCGCGATATTTCGGCTGGGACAATTCTTACATCCGCGACTGCCTCCGCCGCAACCCGGGCCGCTTCGTCGCCCATGGACTGATCGACCCGGCAGATCCCCGCGTCGCCGACCGCCTCCGGTATTGGGTCTCCGAGCACGGCTTCCAGGGGATGCGGTTCAGCCCGCTCTATCACCCCGACTCGACCTGGCTGAACTCGAAAGAGCATTACCCGCTCTGGCGCGAGGCGGAGCGTCTCGGGGCCGTCTTCAATTTCTACATCCTGCCCCACCAGATGCCGATGCTGGCGGACATGGCCGCCCGCTTTCCCGGCGTAAAAATCGTGGTCGACCATCTGGGCAAGCCCGACCTGCGGCGAAGCGACCCATGGCCGGAGTTCCGCAAGATGTTCGCGCTCAAGAAATTCCCGCAGGTGTGGATCAGCGCCTCCGAGCCTTACGAGCTCTCCCTGACCGGGCAGTTCCCCTACCGCGACACGATCCCTTACTTCAAGGCGGTGTACGAGGAATTCGGCGGCCGCCAGCTGATCTGGGGCACCGGATATCCTCGCCCCAGGTGGGAGCTGCCGATGGAGAAGGAGCTCGAATTCGTGGACGACGTCCTCGACTTCTACACCGACGAGGACCGCGAGAGGCTGCTCGGCAAGAACGCCATGGGCATCTGGAAATTCCCGGCCTGA
- a CDS encoding DUF1559 domain-containing protein: MGLRRSSRNVGFTLIELLVVISIIAVLIALLLPAVQSAREAARRIQCTNNMKQIGLALHNYQDTYGAFPPGGITGQGNMADSAWNGRANILSWRAMILPQMEGGNLFNAINLQVETTAGGADGGGSFYTAWMTVMGAFLCPSDGTNGSGMLPYGGGLGQSPGGAPPLNPATGIAATVVPVSNYAGSFGDNYCGGPLNGGLPWETPPNTTALPAGQARIGWHGFWGTKYGPGMATSGGTLRGMFDYRTMQTVTIASMTDGTSNSLMVGEVVPVASADSCFWHFSGGLAGTTVPLGWNSNTVKGDDPACNGKWQAADAPVGCRFSAAAKGFVSKHPGGGNFIFGDGSVKFLKNTISMPTYCALGSRNGGEVVSSDAY, encoded by the coding sequence ATGGGTCTTCGACGCAGCTCGAGGAACGTCGGTTTCACCCTGATTGAACTGCTGGTGGTCATCTCCATCATCGCGGTGCTGATCGCGCTGCTGCTGCCCGCCGTCCAGTCGGCTCGCGAGGCGGCCAGGCGTATCCAATGCACGAACAACATGAAGCAAATCGGCCTGGCGCTGCACAATTACCAGGACACGTACGGGGCGTTCCCGCCGGGCGGCATCACGGGCCAGGGGAACATGGCCGACTCCGCATGGAACGGCAGGGCCAACATCCTCTCCTGGCGGGCGATGATCCTGCCGCAGATGGAGGGCGGCAACCTGTTTAACGCCATCAATCTCCAGGTTGAGACCACGGCAGGCGGTGCCGATGGCGGCGGCTCGTTCTATACAGCCTGGATGACGGTGATGGGCGCCTTCCTGTGCCCGTCCGACGGCACCAACGGCAGTGGGATGCTGCCCTACGGCGGCGGCCTGGGCCAGTCGCCCGGCGGCGCCCCCCCGCTCAACCCCGCCACCGGCATCGCCGCCACGGTCGTGCCGGTCTCGAACTATGCCGGCAGCTTCGGCGACAATTACTGCGGCGGCCCGCTCAACGGCGGCCTGCCCTGGGAGACCCCGCCGAACACGACCGCCCTCCCGGCCGGCCAGGCTCGAATCGGCTGGCACGGCTTCTGGGGCACCAAGTACGGCCCCGGCATGGCCACCAGCGGCGGCACGCTCCGCGGCATGTTCGACTACCGGACCATGCAAACGGTCACGATCGCCAGCATGACCGACGGGACCAGCAACTCCCTGATGGTCGGCGAGGTCGTCCCCGTCGCGTCGGCGGACAGTTGCTTCTGGCACTTCAGCGGCGGCCTTGCGGGGACCACCGTACCCCTGGGCTGGAATTCGAACACCGTCAAGGGGGACGACCCGGCTTGTAATGGCAAGTGGCAGGCTGCCGACGCCCCGGTCGGCTGCCGGTTCTCGGCCGCGGCCAAGGGCTTCGTCAGCAAGCACCCCGGTGGTGGGAATTTCATCTTCGGCGACGGCTCGGTCAAGTTCCTGAAGAACACGATCAGCATGCCGACCTACTGCGCCCTCGGCAGTCGAAACGGCGGCGAGGTCGTCAGCTCCGACGCATATTGA
- a CDS encoding RtcB family protein, whose protein sequence is MAKQFLGKGVVPIFGWTEGVQVEDKALGQLRNVAKMPFIHHHVAVMPDVHWGMGATIGSVIPTVGAIIPAAVGVDIGCGMMAVRTGIRASDLPDNLHALRSGIEAAVPHGRTDNGGPNDRGAWGEVTEAAAMSMTTDAQGPSLRARLAAIVAKHPGIARAAEKAANHVGTLGTGNHFIEICLDEHQAVWAMLHSGSRGIGNKIGTYFIQRAKRDMERWFIHLPDADLAYIPEGSALFDDYVEALHWAQEFARLNRDVMMASVLSVLANHFPGKLGDVDEVAVNCHHNYVAKENHFGKSVWLTRKGAVRAREGDMGIIPGSMGARSYIVRGKGNADSFHSCSHGAGRAMSRGEAIRKISLAEHEAATNGVECRKDPEVLDESPAAYKPIEAVIAAQSDLIEVVYELKQIVCVKG, encoded by the coding sequence ATGGCTAAGCAGTTTCTGGGCAAGGGGGTCGTCCCCATCTTCGGCTGGACCGAGGGCGTCCAGGTTGAAGACAAGGCGCTCGGGCAGCTTCGCAACGTTGCCAAGATGCCCTTCATCCACCACCACGTCGCGGTCATGCCCGACGTGCACTGGGGGATGGGGGCGACCATCGGCTCGGTCATCCCCACGGTCGGTGCGATCATTCCGGCGGCCGTGGGGGTCGACATCGGCTGCGGCATGATGGCCGTCAGGACGGGTATCCGCGCCTCCGACCTGCCGGACAATCTGCACGCGCTGCGATCGGGCATCGAAGCGGCGGTCCCGCATGGGAGGACCGACAACGGCGGGCCGAACGATCGGGGGGCCTGGGGAGAGGTGACGGAAGCCGCCGCGATGTCGATGACCACGGATGCCCAGGGCCCGTCATTGCGAGCGCGACTTGCGGCCATCGTCGCCAAGCATCCCGGCATCGCGCGTGCGGCCGAGAAGGCGGCGAACCATGTCGGCACCCTGGGGACGGGTAATCACTTTATCGAGATCTGCCTCGACGAGCATCAGGCCGTCTGGGCGATGCTCCACTCCGGCAGTCGCGGCATCGGCAACAAGATCGGCACGTACTTCATCCAGCGGGCGAAGCGGGACATGGAGCGGTGGTTCATCCACCTGCCGGACGCCGACCTCGCCTACATCCCGGAAGGCTCCGCGCTGTTCGATGATTACGTCGAGGCCCTGCACTGGGCGCAGGAGTTCGCCAGGCTGAATCGCGACGTCATGATGGCCAGCGTCCTTTCTGTTCTTGCGAACCACTTCCCCGGAAAGCTCGGGGACGTCGACGAGGTGGCCGTGAATTGCCATCACAACTACGTCGCCAAGGAGAACCATTTTGGAAAGAGCGTCTGGCTGACCCGCAAGGGAGCCGTGCGCGCCCGCGAGGGCGACATGGGAATCATCCCGGGTTCGATGGGGGCCCGCTCCTACATCGTCCGAGGCAAGGGTAACGCGGATTCGTTCCACAGCTGCTCGCACGGCGCAGGCCGCGCCATGAGCCGCGGCGAGGCGATCCGAAAGATCAGCCTGGCCGAGCACGAGGCGGCCACGAACGGCGTCGAATGCAGGAAGGATCCGGAGGTGCTCGACGAGAGCCCGGCGGCCTACAAGCCGATCGAGGCGGTCATCGCGGCTCAGTCGGACCTGATCGAAGTCGTCTACGAGCTGAAGCAGATCGTGTGCGTCAAGGGATGA
- a CDS encoding TROVE domain-containing protein, whose translation MSCLLWESEFYEDGQTIGQRIADLVKQVPAEDVARVAIQAKEDMRLRHVPLLLARELMRTKEGRDLAKDIFPRVILRADDIAEFLAMYWKDNKDEPLAKQVKRHLGESFRRFDEYQLAKYNGGLKAVKLRDAIRITRPKPKDEAQAELWKRLVKGELATPDTWEVELSKGGDKKASWERLLAEKKLGGLAMLRNVRNMTRAGIEPDLIRDGLRSIQAGRLLPINFIASARHNPQFEPELEAKFFECFAGKETQKGKTVILVDVSGSMDSRLSGKSELNRMDVACSLAMIGREMFDDLCVFTFSNSLIEVPGRRGFALRDAIVGSQPHGGTELGKAVNSLPPRDRLIVITDEQSHDPVPQLKGYMINVASNKNGVGYGSWVHIDGWSDKVLTYLEKYEATNG comes from the coding sequence ATGTCCTGCCTGCTGTGGGAGTCCGAGTTCTACGAGGACGGCCAGACCATCGGTCAGCGAATCGCCGACCTGGTGAAGCAGGTCCCCGCCGAGGACGTCGCCCGCGTGGCGATCCAGGCCAAGGAGGACATGCGGCTGCGCCACGTCCCGCTCCTGCTCGCCCGCGAGCTGATGCGGACGAAGGAGGGCCGCGACCTGGCCAAAGACATCTTCCCGCGAGTCATCCTGCGTGCCGACGACATCGCCGAGTTCCTGGCGATGTACTGGAAAGACAACAAGGACGAGCCGCTGGCCAAGCAGGTCAAGCGGCACCTTGGCGAGTCGTTCCGCCGGTTCGATGAGTATCAGCTGGCCAAGTACAACGGCGGGCTGAAGGCCGTGAAGCTGCGCGACGCGATCCGCATCACCCGCCCGAAGCCGAAGGACGAGGCGCAGGCCGAACTCTGGAAGCGACTGGTCAAGGGCGAGCTGGCGACGCCGGACACCTGGGAAGTCGAGCTGTCCAAGGGCGGAGACAAGAAGGCGTCGTGGGAGCGGCTGCTGGCCGAGAAGAAGCTCGGCGGGCTGGCCATGCTCCGCAACGTCCGCAACATGACCCGGGCGGGGATTGAGCCGGATCTGATCCGAGATGGGCTCCGTTCCATCCAGGCCGGACGTTTGCTGCCGATCAACTTCATCGCGTCCGCACGCCACAACCCGCAGTTCGAACCCGAGCTGGAAGCGAAGTTCTTCGAGTGCTTCGCAGGAAAGGAGACGCAGAAGGGCAAGACGGTCATCCTGGTCGACGTGTCGGGGTCGATGGATAGTCGGCTCTCGGGTAAGTCCGAGTTGAACCGGATGGACGTCGCCTGCTCGCTGGCCATGATCGGTCGCGAGATGTTCGACGACCTTTGTGTCTTCACCTTCTCCAACAGCCTGATCGAGGTGCCCGGACGCCGAGGCTTCGCCCTGCGTGACGCAATTGTCGGTTCGCAGCCCCACGGGGGGACCGAACTCGGCAAGGCCGTAAACTCGTTGCCTCCGCGCGACCGACTGATCGTGATCACCGACGAGCAGAGCCACGACCCGGTGCCCCAGCTCAAGGGGTACATGATCAACGTGGCCAGCAACAAGAACGGGGTCGGCTACGGCTCCTGGGTCCACATCGACGGCTGGTCGGACAAGGTGTTGACGTATCTCGAGAAGTACGAGGCGACCAATGGCTAA
- a CDS encoding mechanosensitive ion channel family protein encodes MLGHTMITQIALIAALFGSPPAQAGKPAPIAATAPDRKPDDSARWNDRTTPRKTLETFYFAITGYDRSTGLIANAIDCLDLEGLDPEMRERDAALLAHQLEFILNRQSIPLYSIPNRPEGDRVVLDEVAGQPIALARQPDGKWRFDAETVGRIGRLRKLASDGQRAVQEARANMAEGRTDPNATMRSFAVAAMGRRDFAMAARCLDLYDIPPKLRAAEGAQMARKLAFVMQRCGFMFSQEVPNNPDGYRYVWHSNHRGRIMMERIRLPEGKDAWLFTRGSLRNLDALVESFRPKMPDPRYATLGLVIGEDVLTAGRVARVPAPAGVPASLGSPRRTLRTFLESMDELEFDGDRSRELLDCLDLSSLPEEGRASVGLRLAAKLEAVLHRLHVDLMTVADTWEADTLALGRDTEWQVTLARSKDGAWRIDRETISRVPDMFDRLTPEEKAARERRSNFHSPQQVMRTLLHASDAGDLDLAARCLDLDDIPRGARDELGPILAYKLKFVLDRIGRVTVEEIPSEADGPRYYYHRGPLGRIDLVKRDNDPRRGDWQFSGETVARIETMFRDASERPLAPTLAKDKAGRHVLSAALLPSLWLRGQMPPWLRSPAMGLELYQWIGLAGALIAGGVATWVAQRALARAACVGLRWGGFELGREIVGSKLRPMAFQIGLLCLYQLFRLLDLPSAVVGISIPAAKVAWIGLMAWTAIRLIDLGMLLYARSERLHDRRSLSDMIVPTAANGMKLAAIVVAASFQVYLIGSRETLTQLLAGLGLVGLAASLAAQDTLKNFFGTMLLIGEHPFRIGEHVAVQGVEGTIESVGFRSTRLRTFEDSLLTIPNSVMAAAMIDNRAARASRRFRTVVSLAYGTPVDKLVAMRDALRAFAAKHPRFMPDKVEVHIGGLGASSVELFVQVFFRVSTFTDELACRDEFSREVLTQAERLGVELAFPTQTIHLAASEAEPRTVPPGPKHLGHFRQDAFLNTRGEGKPNAL; translated from the coding sequence ATGCTCGGCCACACGATGATCACCCAGATCGCCCTCATTGCAGCCTTGTTCGGCTCCCCGCCGGCTCAGGCCGGGAAGCCCGCCCCGATCGCGGCAACCGCCCCGGATCGGAAACCCGACGACTCCGCCCGGTGGAACGACCGCACGACCCCGCGCAAGACGCTGGAAACCTTCTACTTCGCCATCACGGGGTATGACCGGTCGACCGGGCTCATCGCCAACGCGATCGACTGCCTCGACCTTGAGGGCCTCGATCCGGAGATGCGTGAGCGGGACGCGGCCCTCCTGGCGCACCAGCTCGAATTCATCCTGAACCGCCAGTCCATCCCGCTTTACAGCATCCCCAATCGCCCCGAGGGCGATCGCGTGGTGCTCGACGAGGTGGCCGGGCAGCCGATCGCGCTGGCCCGCCAGCCCGACGGCAAGTGGCGATTCGATGCCGAGACCGTCGGGCGGATCGGCCGCCTCAGGAAGCTCGCCTCCGACGGCCAGCGCGCGGTGCAGGAGGCCAGGGCCAACATGGCCGAGGGCCGGACCGACCCGAACGCCACGATGCGCAGCTTCGCGGTGGCCGCGATGGGGCGGCGTGATTTCGCGATGGCCGCGCGGTGCCTGGACCTCTACGACATCCCGCCCAAGCTCCGCGCCGCCGAAGGCGCGCAGATGGCCCGCAAGCTCGCCTTCGTCATGCAGCGTTGCGGGTTCATGTTCTCCCAGGAAGTGCCGAACAACCCCGACGGCTATCGCTACGTCTGGCACTCCAACCATCGCGGCCGCATCATGATGGAACGGATCCGCCTGCCCGAAGGCAAGGATGCGTGGCTCTTCACCCGCGGCAGCTTGCGCAACCTCGACGCCCTGGTCGAGTCGTTCCGCCCCAAGATGCCCGACCCGCGCTATGCGACCCTCGGACTGGTCATCGGCGAGGACGTGCTGACGGCCGGCCGGGTGGCGAGGGTCCCCGCGCCGGCGGGCGTCCCGGCGAGCCTCGGCTCGCCCCGGAGGACCTTGCGCACGTTCCTGGAGTCGATGGACGAGCTGGAATTCGACGGGGATCGGTCGCGGGAACTCCTCGACTGCCTCGACCTCAGCTCGCTGCCGGAGGAGGGCCGGGCCAGCGTCGGGCTCCGGCTCGCTGCCAAGCTCGAGGCGGTGCTGCACCGGCTCCACGTCGATTTGATGACGGTGGCCGACACCTGGGAGGCCGACACGCTGGCCCTGGGCCGGGACACCGAGTGGCAGGTCACCCTCGCGCGGAGCAAGGATGGCGCCTGGCGGATCGACCGCGAGACCATCTCGCGGGTGCCCGACATGTTCGATCGGCTCACGCCCGAGGAGAAGGCCGCCCGCGAGCGGCGCTCGAACTTCCATTCGCCCCAGCAGGTGATGAGGACGCTCCTGCACGCCTCCGACGCCGGCGACCTCGACCTGGCCGCACGCTGCCTCGACCTCGACGATATCCCCCGAGGCGCCCGCGATGAGCTGGGCCCGATCCTGGCCTACAAGCTCAAATTCGTCCTCGACCGGATCGGCCGGGTGACCGTGGAGGAGATCCCCTCCGAGGCCGACGGCCCCCGCTATTACTACCACCGGGGCCCATTGGGCCGGATCGACCTGGTGAAGCGAGACAACGATCCGCGACGGGGCGACTGGCAGTTCTCCGGCGAGACCGTCGCACGCATCGAGACCATGTTCCGCGACGCGTCGGAACGGCCGCTCGCCCCGACGCTGGCGAAGGACAAGGCCGGCCGGCATGTCTTGTCGGCGGCCCTGCTCCCCTCGCTCTGGCTTCGAGGGCAGATGCCCCCCTGGCTGCGGAGCCCGGCGATGGGGCTCGAGCTCTACCAATGGATTGGCCTGGCGGGTGCCCTGATCGCCGGCGGGGTCGCGACCTGGGTGGCGCAGCGGGCGCTGGCGCGGGCCGCCTGCGTCGGGCTGAGGTGGGGAGGTTTCGAGCTTGGCCGTGAGATTGTCGGATCCAAGCTGCGGCCCATGGCGTTCCAGATCGGGCTGCTCTGCCTCTATCAGCTGTTCCGGCTGCTCGACCTTCCCTCGGCGGTCGTGGGCATCTCGATCCCGGCCGCGAAGGTGGCCTGGATCGGCCTGATGGCCTGGACGGCCATCCGGCTGATCGACCTCGGGATGCTCCTGTACGCGCGGAGCGAGCGGCTGCACGACCGCCGCAGCCTCAGCGACATGATCGTGCCCACGGCCGCCAACGGCATGAAGCTGGCCGCCATCGTGGTGGCCGCCTCGTTCCAGGTCTACCTGATCGGCAGTCGAGAGACCCTCACGCAGCTCCTGGCCGGCCTCGGGTTGGTCGGCCTGGCCGCGTCGCTCGCGGCGCAGGACACGCTGAAGAACTTCTTCGGGACGATGCTCCTGATCGGCGAGCACCCGTTCCGGATCGGCGAGCACGTCGCGGTCCAGGGCGTCGAGGGGACGATCGAGAGCGTCGGCTTCCGCTCGACCCGGCTGCGGACCTTCGAAGACTCGCTGCTGACGATCCCGAACTCGGTGATGGCCGCCGCGATGATCGACAACCGGGCCGCCAGGGCATCTCGCCGCTTCCGCACCGTGGTGTCGCTGGCCTACGGCACGCCGGTGGACAAGCTCGTGGCGATGCGCGATGCGCTGAGGGCGTTCGCAGCGAAGCATCCCAGGTTCATGCCCGACAAGGTCGAGGTCCACATCGGCGGCCTGGGCGCCAGCAGCGTCGAGCTGTTCGTCCAGGTCTTCTTCCGCGTGTCAACATTCACCGACGAGCTGGCCTGCCGCGACGAGTTCAGCCGCGAGGTCCTGACGCAGGCCGAGCGCCTCGGCGTCGAGCTGGCCTTCCCGACCCAGACGATCCACCTGGCCGCCTCGGAAGCCGAGCCCCGCACGGTCCCCCCGGGGCCGAAGCACCTCGGCCACTTCCGACAGGACGCATTCCTGAACACCAGGGGCGAGGGCAAGCCCAACGCCCTCTGA
- a CDS encoding fibronectin type III domain-containing protein, which yields MNKKRTLISIFFMIAANQIVLAQDRPDPPTGLRGMVVGESDLVRLTWDAPSDGKGLNYEIWRTPSGKNDWVMVARTTVKPPTLVYVDRTNVKSEAKFTYKIRTIAESTYSVFGDRQYSATIPKPKSTIYRIDDFDDGRLKGPWTSIPKPSDPNDSDPKWFLEDGKMIWRKGAQDPAISSRLLLGSSRIVPTAPSAMQITARIAVAPDSKLVPATPLGIGLSTDESGRGYNLVLRTEETSNVFRLTSEKGSQTSHSDLEPNEGLDKNVSWVASTKDSVIWYWVQLRVDQNSIRAKYWPDADTKNVGSQLVNLTDATATGSPLLPVLIGSGANASAIFGEVYIEDFTNITVADEPIQFDENNLETPRSIASSDGKFDEKELARLRVPADSIRGLPDDAFDATPTVIRLVTRGDIPPENDTELTSQGGRTFLENAREDTSPFDFAAPAHFPLPKFGDCPEEIEAEGLVIHEGMRFVAAPNGLYEVRFVASAPAMPVTVRLQLRLDYGLKFDQTLTIPPIVILPHVDALGESKAATWKVRHLGYSSSLVRHDLAQRDPRTAEGVFQPAEPSSSSQLLCLKSVRRRGVARFGSYPSSQSSPRY from the coding sequence ATGAATAAGAAAAGAACGCTCATATCAATCTTCTTTATGATCGCGGCTAACCAAATTGTCCTCGCCCAAGATCGGCCAGATCCTCCGACCGGCCTAAGAGGGATGGTCGTCGGTGAGTCGGACCTTGTCCGACTCACCTGGGATGCCCCGTCCGATGGTAAAGGGCTCAATTACGAGATCTGGAGGACACCGAGCGGTAAAAATGACTGGGTCATGGTCGCCCGGACTACCGTCAAGCCGCCGACGCTCGTCTATGTCGATCGTACGAATGTAAAATCGGAGGCAAAATTCACCTATAAGATCCGCACGATTGCCGAATCGACGTATTCCGTCTTCGGAGACCGCCAGTATTCGGCCACAATTCCGAAACCGAAATCGACAATCTATCGCATTGATGATTTCGACGACGGGCGACTCAAGGGGCCGTGGACCTCGATTCCAAAGCCTTCGGACCCGAATGACTCCGATCCGAAATGGTTTCTCGAGGATGGCAAAATGATCTGGAGGAAGGGAGCGCAAGACCCGGCCATATCGTCCAGACTCTTACTCGGGTCGAGTCGTATCGTGCCGACCGCGCCGTCCGCAATGCAGATCACGGCCCGGATTGCGGTGGCGCCCGATTCTAAGCTCGTACCGGCCACGCCATTGGGCATTGGGCTGTCCACCGATGAGTCAGGCCGCGGCTATAATCTCGTGCTTAGAACCGAAGAAACGAGCAATGTCTTTCGGCTGACGAGCGAAAAAGGCTCGCAAACCAGTCACTCGGATTTGGAACCCAACGAGGGACTCGACAAAAATGTCTCATGGGTTGCATCGACCAAGGATTCCGTAATCTGGTACTGGGTCCAATTACGTGTCGACCAGAATTCAATTCGTGCAAAATACTGGCCCGATGCGGATACAAAAAATGTCGGCTCTCAATTGGTGAATCTGACAGACGCGACAGCCACGGGATCGCCCCTGCTCCCTGTGCTCATCGGTAGCGGGGCCAACGCGAGCGCCATATTTGGGGAAGTTTATATCGAGGACTTTACCAACATTACGGTCGCCGACGAACCGATTCAATTCGATGAGAACAACCTAGAGACCCCGCGAAGCATTGCTTCAAGCGACGGGAAATTCGACGAGAAGGAACTCGCGCGGCTCCGAGTCCCTGCGGATTCGATCCGCGGCCTGCCCGATGACGCCTTCGATGCGACTCCGACCGTGATTCGCCTGGTGACCCGCGGCGACATCCCCCCCGAGAACGATACCGAGTTGACCAGCCAGGGCGGTCGCACCTTCCTGGAAAATGCTCGCGAGGATACCTCCCCATTCGACTTCGCGGCGCCGGCCCATTTCCCCCTGCCGAAGTTCGGCGACTGCCCCGAGGAGATCGAAGCCGAGGGCCTCGTGATCCACGAGGGGATGCGCTTCGTCGCCGCCCCCAACGGGCTCTATGAGGTCCGCTTCGTTGCCTCGGCGCCCGCCATGCCCGTCACCGTCCGGTTGCAATTGCGTCTCGATTACGGCCTGAAATTCGATCAAACTCTGACAATCCCACCAATCGTGATTCTCCCTCACGTCGACGCCTTGGGTGAATCGAAGGCCGCCACCTGGAAGGTAAGGCACCTGGGCTATTCGTCGTCACTGGTCCGCCACGATCTGGCCCAACGGGATCCGCGAACGGCGGAAGGGGTATTCCAACCCGCCGAACCGTCGTCATCCTCCCAACTCCTGTGCCTCAAGTCGGTCCGCAGGAGGGGTGTAGCCCGATTCGGCTCCTATCCGAGTTCCCAAAGCAGCCCACGCTATTGA